One segment of Clarias gariepinus isolate MV-2021 ecotype Netherlands chromosome 6, CGAR_prim_01v2, whole genome shotgun sequence DNA contains the following:
- the mybphb gene encoding myosin binding protein Hb isoform X1 translates to MPAKPAPIKKGLKAAVKKEAPAKPEPKPEAPPAAAPPAEAPPAEAPPAEAPPAEAPPAEAPAPAPEAPPAEVPKDAPAAEAPPAEEIKAPTPPPPAEPTSEPLELVIEDVNDVSVTIQWIPPANIGNAGLNGYIVECCKEGTSDWKAVNDELTVSCRYIIKNLTTGDRLNIRVVAVNSAGRSNPATLPDAILVREVVDRPKIRLPRFLRQRYVVKVGEKVNLVIPFTGKPQPVVTWTKDGQPIDTKRVNIRNTDRDSIFFIRASERADSGVYEMCVKVDNLEDKVQWTLQIIELPGPPASIKIVDSWGFNVALEWTEPRDNGNTAITGYTVQKADKKTGEWFTVLEHYHRLNATVSDLIMGNTYTFRVFSENKCGISQDATVTKTSATIQKTSIDYKPPDYKEHIFTEAPKFTTNMPDRCTTVGYTTKLLCSVRGSPKPKIQWMKNQMIIGDDPKFRQLNNQGICSLEIRKPGNFDGGVYTCRAINEHGEAAVTCKLEVKQPVNPDAK, encoded by the exons ATGCCGGCCAAGCCAGCACCCATAAAGAAAGGGCTCAAGGCGGCGGTGAAGAAAGAGGCGCCAGCGAAGCCCGAACCTAAACCTGAGGCACCTCCAGCTGCAGCTCCACCCGCCGAAGCGCCTCCAGCTGAAGCTCCACCCGCCGAGGCTCCTCCAGCTGAAGCCCCACCTGCCGAGGCCCCTGCACCCGCGCCGGAAGCTCCACCAGCGGAGGTGCCCAAAGACG CCCCTGCTGCAGAAGCTCCACCAGCTGAGGAGATCAAAGCTCCTACACCCCCTCCTCCTGCAG AGCCTACCAGCGAGCCTCTGGAGTTGGTAATAGAGGATGTCAACGATGTTTCTGTCACTATCCAGTGGATACCTCCTGCTAACATTGGGAATGCTGGCTTGAATGGATACATTGTGGAATGCTGCAAGGAAGGAA CTAGTGATTGGAAAGCTGTTAATGATGAGCTCACCGTTTCCTGCCGCTACATCATTAAGAACCTGACCACTGGTGACCGTCTCAACATTAGGGTGGTAGCTGTGAATTCTGCTGGCCGCAGCAATCCTGCAACTTTACCTGATGCCATCCTGGTCAGAGAAGTTGTTG ATCGCCCCAAGATTCGCCTGCCACGTTTCCTGAGGCAGCGTTATGTGGTGAAAGTTGGAGAGAAAGTCAACCTTGTCATCCCCTTCACT GGCAAACCCCAGCCTGTTGTGACCTGGACAAAGGATGGACAGCCCATTGACACCAAGAGAGTGAACATCCGCAATACTGACAGGGACAGCATCTTTTTTATCCGTGCATCTGAGCGAGCTGACTCTGGTGTCTATGAGATGTGTGTAAAAGTGGACAATCTTGAAGACAAAGTCCAGTGGACCCTGCAGATTATTG AACTGCCAGGTCCACCTGCAAGCATAAAGATTGTAGATAGCTGGGGGTTCAATGTTGCTTTGGAATGGACCGAGCCAAGGGATAATGGAAACACAGCTATCACTGGATATACAGTGCAGAAGGCTGACAAAAAGACTGGG GAGTGGTTCACAGTGCTGGAACATTATCACAGGCTGAATGCCACTGTCTCTGACCTGATCATGGGAAATACTTATACTTTTAGGGTCTTCTCTGAGAACAAGTGTGGAATCAGCCAGGATGCCACTGTTACAAAAACCTCTGCCACCATCCAGAAGACAA GTATTGACTATAAACCACCAGACTACAAGGAACATATCTTCACTGAGGCTCCCAAGTTTACTACTAACATGCCAGACCGCTGCACCACTGTGGGCTACACAACCAAACTGTTGTGCTCTGTCAGGGGATCCCCTAAG CCCAAGATTCAGTGGATGAAGAACCAAATGATCATTGGTGATGACCCCAAGTTCAGGCAATTAAACAACCAGGGCATCTGCTCTCTGGAGATCCGCAAGCCCGGTAACTTTGATGGCGGTGTTTATACCTGCAGGGCCATCAATGAACATGGTGAGGCAGCCGTCACCTGCAAGCTGGAGGTCAAAC AACCTGTGAATCCTGATGCTAAGTAA
- the mybphb gene encoding myosin binding protein Hb isoform X2: protein MPAKPAPIKKGLKAAVKKEAPAKPEPKPEAPPAAAPPAEAPPAEAPPAEAPPAEAPPAEAPAPAPEAPPAEVPKDEPTSEPLELVIEDVNDVSVTIQWIPPANIGNAGLNGYIVECCKEGTSDWKAVNDELTVSCRYIIKNLTTGDRLNIRVVAVNSAGRSNPATLPDAILVREVVDRPKIRLPRFLRQRYVVKVGEKVNLVIPFTGKPQPVVTWTKDGQPIDTKRVNIRNTDRDSIFFIRASERADSGVYEMCVKVDNLEDKVQWTLQIIELPGPPASIKIVDSWGFNVALEWTEPRDNGNTAITGYTVQKADKKTGEWFTVLEHYHRLNATVSDLIMGNTYTFRVFSENKCGISQDATVTKTSATIQKTSIDYKPPDYKEHIFTEAPKFTTNMPDRCTTVGYTTKLLCSVRGSPKPKIQWMKNQMIIGDDPKFRQLNNQGICSLEIRKPGNFDGGVYTCRAINEHGEAAVTCKLEVKQPVNPDAK from the exons ATGCCGGCCAAGCCAGCACCCATAAAGAAAGGGCTCAAGGCGGCGGTGAAGAAAGAGGCGCCAGCGAAGCCCGAACCTAAACCTGAGGCACCTCCAGCTGCAGCTCCACCCGCCGAAGCGCCTCCAGCTGAAGCTCCACCCGCCGAGGCTCCTCCAGCTGAAGCCCCACCTGCCGAGGCCCCTGCACCCGCGCCGGAAGCTCCACCAGCGGAGGTGCCCAAAGACG AGCCTACCAGCGAGCCTCTGGAGTTGGTAATAGAGGATGTCAACGATGTTTCTGTCACTATCCAGTGGATACCTCCTGCTAACATTGGGAATGCTGGCTTGAATGGATACATTGTGGAATGCTGCAAGGAAGGAA CTAGTGATTGGAAAGCTGTTAATGATGAGCTCACCGTTTCCTGCCGCTACATCATTAAGAACCTGACCACTGGTGACCGTCTCAACATTAGGGTGGTAGCTGTGAATTCTGCTGGCCGCAGCAATCCTGCAACTTTACCTGATGCCATCCTGGTCAGAGAAGTTGTTG ATCGCCCCAAGATTCGCCTGCCACGTTTCCTGAGGCAGCGTTATGTGGTGAAAGTTGGAGAGAAAGTCAACCTTGTCATCCCCTTCACT GGCAAACCCCAGCCTGTTGTGACCTGGACAAAGGATGGACAGCCCATTGACACCAAGAGAGTGAACATCCGCAATACTGACAGGGACAGCATCTTTTTTATCCGTGCATCTGAGCGAGCTGACTCTGGTGTCTATGAGATGTGTGTAAAAGTGGACAATCTTGAAGACAAAGTCCAGTGGACCCTGCAGATTATTG AACTGCCAGGTCCACCTGCAAGCATAAAGATTGTAGATAGCTGGGGGTTCAATGTTGCTTTGGAATGGACCGAGCCAAGGGATAATGGAAACACAGCTATCACTGGATATACAGTGCAGAAGGCTGACAAAAAGACTGGG GAGTGGTTCACAGTGCTGGAACATTATCACAGGCTGAATGCCACTGTCTCTGACCTGATCATGGGAAATACTTATACTTTTAGGGTCTTCTCTGAGAACAAGTGTGGAATCAGCCAGGATGCCACTGTTACAAAAACCTCTGCCACCATCCAGAAGACAA GTATTGACTATAAACCACCAGACTACAAGGAACATATCTTCACTGAGGCTCCCAAGTTTACTACTAACATGCCAGACCGCTGCACCACTGTGGGCTACACAACCAAACTGTTGTGCTCTGTCAGGGGATCCCCTAAG CCCAAGATTCAGTGGATGAAGAACCAAATGATCATTGGTGATGACCCCAAGTTCAGGCAATTAAACAACCAGGGCATCTGCTCTCTGGAGATCCGCAAGCCCGGTAACTTTGATGGCGGTGTTTATACCTGCAGGGCCATCAATGAACATGGTGAGGCAGCCGTCACCTGCAAGCTGGAGGTCAAAC AACCTGTGAATCCTGATGCTAAGTAA